From Xiphophorus maculatus strain JP 163 A chromosome 12, X_maculatus-5.0-male, whole genome shotgun sequence, the proteins below share one genomic window:
- the zfand5 gene encoding AN1-type zinc finger protein 5 isoform X1 produces MAQETNQSPVPMLCATGCGFYGNPRTNGMCSVCYKEHLTRQQSSDRMSPMSPMGSTASPTSEASAIQRLEASLAKVDASPVSSPDMSSRTVQGSLPVTQQMTEMSISREEKPELLEPVVSQPAASSPSPVASPSTEEGKGETPKPKKNRCFMCRKRVGLTGFDCRCGNLFCGIHRYSDKHNCPYDYKAEAAAKIRKENPVVVADKIQRI; encoded by the exons ATGGCTCAAGAGACGAACCAGAGCCCCGTCCCCATGCTTTGTGCCACAGGCTGTGGTTTCTATGGCAACCCAAGAACCAATGGCATGTGCTCTGTTTGCTACAAGGAACACCTGACGCGACAGCAGAGCAGCGATCGCATGAGCCCCATGAGCCCAATGG GCTCCACTGCTAGTCCTACCTCAGAGGCCTCAGCCATCCAGAGACTAGAAGCCAGTCTAGCTAAGGTTGACGCCTCCCCTGTCTCCTCACCAGACATGTCTAG cagGACTGTTCAAGGATCTCTTCCCGTAACCCAACAGATGACAGAGATGAGCATCTCCAGAGAGGAGAAGCCTGAACTCCTAGAGCCTG TTGTAAGCCAGCCTGCTGCTTCTAGTCCTTCTCCTGTAGCTTCTCCCAGCACTGAAGAAGGCAAGGGTGAAACCCCCAAACCCAAGAAAAACCGATGCTTCATGTGTCGCAAAAGAGTGGGCCTTACAG GGTTCGACTGTCGCTGTGGTAACCTGTTCTGTGGCATCCATCGATACTCCGACAAGCACAACTGTCCCTACGATTACAAGGCCGAGGCTGCCGCCAAGATCCGCAAAGAGAATCCCGTGGTTGTGGCTGACAAGATCCAGAGAATATAg
- the zfand5 gene encoding AN1-type zinc finger protein 5 isoform X2 — protein MAQETNQSPVPMLCATGCGFYGNPRTNGMCSVCYKEHLTRQQSSDRMSPMSPMGSTASPTSEASAIQRLEASLAKVDASPVSSPDMSRTVQGSLPVTQQMTEMSISREEKPELLEPVVSQPAASSPSPVASPSTEEGKGETPKPKKNRCFMCRKRVGLTGFDCRCGNLFCGIHRYSDKHNCPYDYKAEAAAKIRKENPVVVADKIQRI, from the exons ATGGCTCAAGAGACGAACCAGAGCCCCGTCCCCATGCTTTGTGCCACAGGCTGTGGTTTCTATGGCAACCCAAGAACCAATGGCATGTGCTCTGTTTGCTACAAGGAACACCTGACGCGACAGCAGAGCAGCGATCGCATGAGCCCCATGAGCCCAATGG GCTCCACTGCTAGTCCTACCTCAGAGGCCTCAGCCATCCAGAGACTAGAAGCCAGTCTAGCTAAGGTTGACGCCTCCCCTGTCTCCTCACCAGACATGTCTAG GACTGTTCAAGGATCTCTTCCCGTAACCCAACAGATGACAGAGATGAGCATCTCCAGAGAGGAGAAGCCTGAACTCCTAGAGCCTG TTGTAAGCCAGCCTGCTGCTTCTAGTCCTTCTCCTGTAGCTTCTCCCAGCACTGAAGAAGGCAAGGGTGAAACCCCCAAACCCAAGAAAAACCGATGCTTCATGTGTCGCAAAAGAGTGGGCCTTACAG GGTTCGACTGTCGCTGTGGTAACCTGTTCTGTGGCATCCATCGATACTCCGACAAGCACAACTGTCCCTACGATTACAAGGCCGAGGCTGCCGCCAAGATCCGCAAAGAGAATCCCGTGGTTGTGGCTGACAAGATCCAGAGAATATAg